In Bacteroidota bacterium, a genomic segment contains:
- a CDS encoding TerC family protein, producing the protein MDLSVFTNTDNLFTLLTLTGMEIILGVDNVIFVSIVTSRLPLHQQAKGRAIGLSLALIIRIILLAFISFLAGMTSEIFAVAGFSFSARDLILLGGGLFLIYKTTMEIYNKLEGENETHNSNVKSVFMAVVFQVIIIDIVFSFDSIITAIGLSKVIEIMIAAVVISMFIMLAFSGVVSKFINRHPSMKMLALSFLLIIGFMLVMEGLHKEIEKGYVYFAMAFSLAVETLNIIMRKKSKPVKLKNNLNP; encoded by the coding sequence ATGGACTTATCCGTATTCACCAATACCGACAACTTGTTCACGCTACTTACCCTTACTGGTATGGAAATAATACTAGGCGTAGACAATGTGATTTTTGTATCGATCGTAACCAGCAGGCTACCTCTTCATCAGCAGGCAAAAGGACGGGCCATTGGTCTTTCACTTGCTTTAATAATCAGAATAATATTACTGGCATTTATTAGCTTCCTCGCTGGTATGACCTCCGAAATATTTGCGGTTGCAGGATTTAGCTTTAGTGCCCGCGATTTAATTTTATTGGGTGGCGGTTTATTCCTCATCTATAAAACCACGATGGAGATATATAACAAATTGGAGGGCGAAAACGAAACTCATAATAGCAATGTGAAAAGTGTATTTATGGCGGTGGTTTTCCAAGTCATTATTATTGATATTGTATTCTCCTTTGATTCTATCATCACGGCCATAGGGCTTTCGAAAGTAATAGAAATTATGATTGCTGCTGTGGTTATTTCCATGTTTATAATGTTGGCGTTTAGTGGTGTGGTGAGTAAGTTTATTAACCGCCACCCCAGTATGAAAATGCTTGCTCTTTCTTTTCTGTTAATCATTGGTTTTATGCTGGTAATGGAAGGGCTGCATAAAGAAATAGAAAAAGGTTATGTGTATTTTGCTATGGCTTTCTCGCTGGCAGTAGAAACGCTCAATATCATTATGCGGAAAAAAAGCAAGCCTGTTAAGTTGAAAAACAATTTGAACCCGTAA
- a CDS encoding peroxiredoxin: MSIVGKKAPHFIADAVQGGNFIEDFSLDQYLGEKHVVFFFYPLDFTFVCPTELHAFQNKLAEFEKRNVAVVGCSVDSKFSHWAWLNTPKNDGGIQGVTYPIVADINKTITSNYEVLAGHYEYDDEGNQIWVGDLGHDAVAYRGLFLIDKDGVVRHAVINDLPLGRSIDEALRMVDALQFNETNGEVCPADWSQGKDGLVDNADGIASYLTTH; encoded by the coding sequence ATGTCTATAGTAGGAAAAAAAGCCCCACATTTTATCGCTGATGCAGTGCAAGGCGGTAACTTTATTGAAGATTTCTCATTGGATCAATACCTCGGCGAAAAGCATGTCGTATTTTTCTTTTACCCTTTAGATTTCACTTTTGTATGCCCTACGGAACTGCATGCATTCCAAAACAAATTAGCAGAATTTGAAAAACGCAATGTGGCTGTAGTTGGTTGCTCTGTCGATTCAAAATTTAGCCATTGGGCATGGTTGAACACACCCAAAAATGATGGCGGTATTCAAGGCGTCACTTACCCAATAGTTGCCGATATAAATAAAACCATCACGAGTAATTATGAAGTACTTGCAGGTCATTACGAGTATGATGATGAAGGCAACCAAATATGGGTGGGCGATTTGGGCCACGATGCTGTTGCTTATCGTGGTTTGTTTTTAATAGACAAAGATGGCGTAGTTCGTCATGCTGTAATTAATGATCTTCCTTTAGGCCGCAGTATTGATGAAGCTTTGCGTATGGTTGATGCATTACAATTCAACGAAACAAATGGTGAAGTTTGTCCTGCAGATTGGTCTCAAGGCAAAGATGGATTGGTTGATAATGCTGATGGTATTGCAAGTTATTTGACGACGCACTAA
- the miaA gene encoding tRNA (adenosine(37)-N6)-dimethylallyltransferase MiaA, translating into MKNLLVLSGPTASGKTALAEQIAIAYQCPIISADSRQFYKEIPIGTAQPSRTSLKKIEYYFVANLSLQDEMSAGQFERDAGNKIIELFRKHDLVIVCGGSGLYIKALLSGLDLLPEKNEAFRNSLIALFQSQGIQSLMHRLPKEIYNTLNKSDQLNPQRLMRHIEIAELPQNIEHEDSPRRTNPWREYKQNVNIIYTALSASRETLYRDIDARVDQMMAAGFENEVRQIPLSIKHINALQTVGYKELFDYISGDTDLPTAVKLIKQHTRNYAKKQLSWLRREQNVTWFDSDVSDNLIEFLKQNLK; encoded by the coding sequence TTGAAAAACCTTTTGGTTCTTAGTGGCCCAACAGCCAGTGGAAAAACTGCCTTGGCCGAGCAAATAGCCATAGCTTACCAATGCCCGATTATATCAGCCGACAGCAGACAATTTTATAAAGAAATCCCTATTGGTACTGCACAACCTAGCAGAACTAGTCTCAAAAAAATTGAATACTACTTTGTAGCAAATTTAAGTTTACAGGATGAAATGAGTGCTGGTCAATTTGAAAGAGATGCAGGCAACAAAATAATCGAATTATTCAGAAAACATGATTTGGTAATCGTATGCGGAGGTTCAGGATTGTATATAAAAGCATTATTGAGCGGCTTGGATTTATTGCCCGAAAAAAATGAAGCGTTTAGAAATTCACTCATTGCTTTATTCCAGTCACAAGGAATTCAGAGCCTTATGCACCGACTTCCAAAAGAAATATATAATACCCTAAACAAAAGTGATCAGTTGAACCCACAAAGATTGATGCGGCATATCGAAATTGCGGAACTACCGCAAAATATAGAGCATGAAGATTCGCCTCGGCGAACTAACCCTTGGCGGGAATACAAGCAAAATGTAAATATTATATATACCGCTTTGAGTGCAAGCCGCGAGACACTTTATCGAGATATTGATGCCCGAGTAGACCAAATGATGGCCGCTGGATTTGAAAACGAAGTGAGGCAAATACCCTTGTCCATCAAGCATATCAATGCTTTGCAGACTGTAGGATACAAAGAATTGTTTGACTATATAAGTGGCGACACCGATTTGCCTACAGCGGTGAAACTTATCAAACAACATACACGCAATTATGCAAAGAAGCAATTGTCGTGGCTTAGGCGAGAACAAAACGTAACATGGTTTGATTCGGACGTGTCGGATAATTTAATTGAGTTTTTGAAACAAAATTTAAAATAA